A single window of Polyangiaceae bacterium DNA harbors:
- a CDS encoding sigma 54-interacting transcriptional regulator, translating to MATPFAPSGRLELVIFSCGGEPQRHRLPVVGQVRIGRSRATNDIVISDASVSANHAVLTVDSRIYIQDLGSLNGTILRKGDKDMDITHTEQAQRLTGEMFVVEPGDRCMIGSVMAMLRTICLPSNSNAGDADWPYPPVVQHPVMQSLYAEARKVGASASRACVLVLGETGVGKDMLAKTIHAASSRAKGPFKEMNCGAIAAPVFESALFGHKKGTFTGATSDAKGYFDAAHGGTLFMDEVGELPLDMQVKLLKVLDNQRITPMGTTESHQVNVRVIAATNKNLHDCVMAGTFRRDLLYRLQGFELEIPPLRSRPTDIIPLAEAFIEHECRVTAQPHVPRLSTEVISLLEGYDFPGNVRQLRHAMMRAVAYCCSGGVILPEHLPKEMREYDKTDRMEVLPFEVPEQMAEMTVVMPDQVPENASEEERIRWALHQCGGNVTRAAELYGVCRRTFHNLMDKYPIPRSRKGAGGLRAKH from the coding sequence ATGGCAACTCCCTTTGCACCATCAGGGCGACTCGAACTGGTCATTTTTTCATGCGGTGGCGAGCCGCAGCGACATCGTTTGCCCGTGGTGGGTCAGGTTCGAATCGGCCGCAGTCGCGCAACGAACGACATCGTCATTTCCGATGCCTCGGTATCCGCCAACCACGCCGTGTTGACGGTCGATTCGCGCATTTACATCCAGGACCTCGGTAGTTTGAACGGGACGATCCTACGCAAAGGGGACAAGGACATGGATATCACGCATACGGAACAGGCGCAGCGTTTGACGGGGGAGATGTTTGTCGTGGAACCCGGGGATCGTTGCATGATTGGTTCGGTCATGGCCATGTTGCGCACGATATGTTTGCCATCGAATTCGAATGCCGGTGATGCGGATTGGCCGTATCCGCCGGTCGTGCAGCATCCGGTGATGCAATCGCTTTATGCCGAGGCGCGGAAGGTGGGTGCGTCGGCTTCGCGGGCGTGTGTGCTCGTGCTTGGGGAAACGGGCGTAGGCAAAGACATGCTTGCGAAAACGATTCATGCAGCATCGTCGCGCGCCAAAGGTCCGTTCAAGGAGATGAATTGTGGAGCGATTGCGGCACCGGTGTTCGAGAGCGCGCTCTTTGGGCACAAAAAGGGTACATTCACGGGAGCTACCAGCGACGCCAAAGGGTATTTCGATGCCGCGCATGGGGGAACGTTGTTTATGGACGAGGTTGGCGAATTGCCGCTCGATATGCAAGTCAAGCTCTTGAAGGTACTCGACAATCAGCGGATTACGCCGATGGGGACGACGGAGTCGCATCAAGTGAACGTGCGGGTCATTGCGGCGACGAATAAGAATTTGCACGATTGCGTGATGGCAGGGACATTTCGACGGGACTTGTTGTATCGTTTGCAGGGATTCGAATTGGAAATCCCGCCGTTGCGCTCTCGCCCCACGGATATCATACCGCTTGCCGAAGCGTTCATCGAGCACGAATGTCGCGTGACTGCTCAGCCGCACGTGCCGCGTCTGTCTACAGAAGTGATTTCGCTGCTGGAGGGGTATGATTTCCCAGGAAACGTGCGGCAATTGCGCCATGCAATGATGAGAGCCGTCGCGTATTGCTGCTCGGGCGGCGTGATTTTGCCGGAGCATTTGCCGAAAGAGATGCGGGAATACGACAAGACGGACAGGATGGAGGTGCTGCCGTTCGAGGTACCCGAACAGATGGCGGAGATGACGGTTGTGATGCCCGATCAGGTGCCGGAGAATGCGTCGGAAGAGGAACGGATCAGGTGGGCGCTCCATCAATGCGGGGGCAACGTCACGCGTGCGGCAGAGCTTTACGGCGTCTGCAGACGCACGTTCCATAATTTAATGGACAAGTACCCAATCCCGCGATCGCGAAAGGGCGCAGGTGGACTACGCGCGAAGCATTGA
- a CDS encoding PD40 domain-containing protein: MRRTNRALHAFIGTVFFLSTASIGACHLVLGIEEGTSCSGTRACGEGGQGGETSNGGSAGFGKDASDERDLELYLDATMGPRKDFPDTPIVAPSLPPDVPSLFGPDISGGAGPCLVEPPIDAMFPSNWTPPLFEWKASPGHNVFELRLRVDNQVNDLVVYTDQSSYMMPPEMWTALALSSAGHDIEVTVRSAEFSGATLVNGPFVGTIGTLHIALVPAPGSVVYWTTSGGSALKGFTIGASDVTTVITPGAMNDGTTCVGCHTSSPDGQLAFFSLRASELPFWVGGRRVDGTSGVPSSMVVSAHAAALLARTNQTLPTFSKAHYSANDAIVLTSLADASTGDRFEIAWTDLHSQSGGTGFLARVGDSRQAGTPAFSHDGTIVAYTSSDDLKDGRPKSAPTDVYIVPYNNKQGGQAKPLAGASDPSMHEYYPVFSPNDTFVAFNRAPDGLNAYNQPLAEIYVVPSNGGEPTRLAGNDPSSCSGVTSPGITNSWARWAPESIDVGDRRYYWLVFSSTRRGPLPQLFISAVVTSIASGVESIVKTYPAVYVTSQPAGEANHTPAWDVFQIQPPK, encoded by the coding sequence ATGCGACGCACGAATCGAGCTCTTCATGCTTTCATCGGGACCGTCTTTTTCCTCTCCACGGCAAGCATTGGCGCGTGCCATTTGGTGCTCGGCATCGAAGAGGGCACGTCATGTAGCGGCACGCGTGCGTGCGGTGAGGGTGGTCAAGGCGGCGAAACGAGCAACGGCGGATCGGCTGGGTTTGGCAAAGACGCGTCGGATGAGCGCGATCTCGAGCTGTACCTGGACGCTACCATGGGCCCTCGGAAGGATTTTCCCGACACGCCGATTGTTGCCCCATCGTTGCCGCCTGATGTGCCGAGTCTGTTTGGGCCCGACATTTCGGGAGGCGCTGGACCTTGCCTGGTGGAACCCCCAATCGACGCCATGTTTCCAAGCAATTGGACGCCACCGTTATTCGAATGGAAGGCGAGCCCAGGGCACAATGTCTTCGAATTGAGGCTTCGTGTCGATAACCAAGTCAATGATTTGGTCGTGTATACGGATCAATCGAGCTATATGATGCCGCCCGAGATGTGGACGGCGCTCGCATTGAGCAGCGCAGGTCACGACATTGAAGTTACGGTTCGGAGCGCAGAATTCTCAGGAGCCACCCTCGTGAATGGTCCTTTCGTGGGGACGATCGGCACCTTGCATATTGCGCTCGTGCCTGCGCCGGGGAGCGTCGTGTATTGGACGACGTCAGGAGGCAGCGCACTCAAGGGGTTTACCATTGGAGCGAGCGACGTAACCACCGTCATTACGCCCGGCGCAATGAACGATGGAACGACGTGCGTCGGTTGTCACACGTCGTCGCCGGATGGCCAGCTCGCGTTTTTCTCCCTGCGCGCGTCGGAACTGCCATTCTGGGTTGGCGGTCGGCGCGTGGATGGGACGAGCGGTGTACCGTCATCTATGGTCGTTTCGGCGCATGCGGCAGCGCTCTTGGCGAGGACCAACCAAACGCTTCCAACATTCTCGAAGGCACACTACTCGGCCAACGACGCCATTGTGCTCACTTCGTTGGCCGATGCTTCGACGGGCGACCGATTCGAAATTGCGTGGACCGATCTGCATTCGCAATCGGGTGGAACAGGTTTTCTTGCGCGCGTAGGCGATTCGCGGCAGGCGGGAACTCCTGCGTTTTCGCATGACGGAACGATAGTGGCGTACACGTCGTCGGATGACCTCAAGGATGGGCGACCAAAGAGCGCTCCGACGGACGTTTATATCGTTCCGTACAACAACAAGCAGGGAGGTCAAGCGAAGCCGCTCGCTGGAGCGAGCGATCCGTCAATGCATGAATACTACCCGGTGTTCTCGCCAAACGATACTTTCGTCGCGTTCAATCGAGCGCCTGATGGACTGAATGCGTATAATCAGCCGCTCGCGGAGATTTACGTGGTTCCCTCGAACGGTGGTGAACCCACGCGACTCGCTGGGAACGATCCATCGTCTTGCAGCGGCGTGACGAGTCCCGGCATTACGAACTCGTGGGCGCGCTGGGCGCCGGAATCGATCGACGTGGGCGATCGCCGTTACTATTGGCTGGTGTTTTCGTCGACGCGCCGCGGTCCCTTGCCGCAGCTTTTCATTTCTGCGGTGGTCACTTCGATTGCAAGTGGCGTGGAGTCGATCGTGAAAACGTATCCGGCTGTTTATGTGACGTCACAACCGGCAGGCGAAGCCAATCACACGCCCGCGTGGGATGTTTTTCAGATTCAACCACCGAAGTAG
- a CDS encoding site-specific integrase — translation MAIRRSRRRGEPCLFIDIRYTAKDGRSIRFRKDAQVQTMAAAKAEEKRYLSNIAQYGSPYEPIAASASSNSIEADDAKSFADVVDEFRQTFMVARLKISSRKGYDAVLTGRLVPRFGALPITRVEARAAEELDLELVKRKLKLSTRNNVQIVLRSVLRFAAKRGYIPTVPVNMPSLKQTGQCVLEIPSDEQVAVLLAHARESHRCAFTLISDAGLRPNEVRALRRRDVQLRYENGEPVGGFVTIRQGWSHGETHTPKTGQREVPISPELARVLAREMHGDRDGHVAVTHRGTPWGQHGLAQAFERVMKQAGLGGWSVYCLRHYAITSWLRAGIPVHVVQRMAGHVHLSTTQRYVHSLKADLEDAARKIAARGRGQVAGPPSSLQGTASQRYFGG, via the coding sequence ATGGCCATTCGTCGATCGCGCCGGCGCGGAGAACCGTGTTTGTTCATTGATATTCGGTATACGGCCAAAGACGGGCGCTCAATTCGCTTTCGCAAGGATGCACAAGTCCAAACCATGGCGGCAGCCAAAGCGGAAGAAAAGCGCTACCTGAGCAATATTGCGCAATATGGTTCGCCGTACGAGCCCATTGCAGCGAGCGCATCGTCGAATTCGATTGAGGCCGATGATGCCAAATCCTTTGCGGATGTCGTCGACGAATTCCGACAAACGTTCATGGTCGCGAGATTGAAGATTTCGAGCCGAAAGGGATACGATGCGGTTCTCACGGGCAGGCTCGTTCCAAGGTTTGGCGCATTGCCCATCACGCGTGTCGAAGCTCGAGCTGCCGAAGAATTGGACCTCGAATTGGTCAAACGAAAGCTCAAATTGAGCACGCGAAACAATGTGCAAATCGTTTTACGGTCCGTACTGCGGTTTGCCGCGAAAAGGGGTTACATTCCGACGGTGCCCGTGAATATGCCATCGCTCAAGCAAACAGGACAATGCGTGCTCGAGATACCGTCCGACGAGCAAGTGGCTGTGTTACTCGCGCATGCGCGCGAATCGCATCGGTGCGCATTCACGCTGATATCGGACGCCGGCCTTCGCCCGAACGAGGTCCGAGCGCTCCGTCGTCGAGACGTGCAGCTCCGATACGAAAATGGCGAGCCCGTCGGCGGGTTCGTCACCATTCGCCAAGGCTGGTCTCATGGCGAAACGCACACACCGAAGACGGGCCAGCGCGAAGTACCGATTTCGCCGGAACTTGCACGGGTGCTCGCGCGCGAGATGCACGGCGATCGCGATGGCCACGTCGCGGTCACTCATCGCGGCACGCCGTGGGGACAACATGGTTTGGCACAAGCGTTCGAGCGTGTCATGAAGCAGGCGGGCCTGGGAGGGTGGTCCGTGTACTGCCTGCGCCATTACGCGATTACGTCGTGGCTCCGTGCGGGCATCCCCGTGCACGTCGTGCAGCGCATGGCGGGGCATGTGCACCTGTCGACGACGCAGCGGTATGTGCATTCCCTCAAGGCCGACCTCGAGGATGCGGCGCGGAAGATCGCGGCGAGGGGGCGGGGACAGGTGGCTGGGCCACCGAGCAGCTTGCAAGGCACTGCGAGCCAACGCTACTTCGGTGGTTGA
- a CDS encoding helix-turn-helix transcriptional regulator, translating to MKQQSNGAGIGAKVSARIRELSAARGLSDEALAKAAGLSPLEMTLLDEGSEDITRDMLDRIADVFGVHPAVLCMFPDEHPLASLLEKQRDLPKAEFQKLAAEMISKGLRASKGTA from the coding sequence ATGAAACAGCAATCGAACGGGGCAGGGATTGGAGCCAAGGTGTCGGCGCGGATTCGCGAGCTCAGCGCAGCGCGAGGCCTTTCGGACGAGGCGCTTGCGAAAGCCGCAGGACTTTCTCCACTCGAAATGACGTTGCTCGACGAAGGAAGCGAAGACATCACGAGAGACATGCTCGATCGCATTGCGGACGTTTTTGGCGTCCATCCGGCCGTGCTTTGCATGTTCCCCGACGAACATCCGCTTGCAAGCTTGCTGGAGAAGCAACGTGATCTGCCGAAAGCGGAATTCCAAAAGCTCGCAGCCGAAATGATTTCGAAAGGCCTTCGCGCTTCGAAAGGCACAGCATGA